In Streptomyces sp. NBC_01707, a genomic segment contains:
- a CDS encoding CGNR zinc finger domain-containing protein — protein MAADGDREQQDALLELLNTTPVVNGMVQDQLADPAAAEAWQRAHGGSGTADEHRHLVQARDALQDVVRGSRPATSLAPVLEGVTSHPQVSSAGVSWDLDARKERLMAVQAVMTWSALQKATPGRLRPCANPDCRRFLLDRSKTNKARWCSMAVCGNRMKARRHYQRTRDGAAE, from the coding sequence ATGGCGGCCGATGGCGATCGAGAGCAGCAGGACGCACTGCTGGAACTCCTCAACACGACGCCGGTGGTCAACGGGATGGTCCAGGATCAGCTGGCGGATCCGGCAGCGGCCGAGGCCTGGCAGCGTGCGCACGGCGGCAGCGGCACCGCGGATGAGCACCGCCACCTCGTGCAGGCGCGCGACGCCCTGCAGGACGTGGTGCGTGGCAGCCGGCCGGCCACGTCACTGGCCCCCGTTCTCGAGGGTGTCACGTCCCACCCCCAGGTCTCCTCCGCCGGAGTGTCCTGGGATCTCGACGCTCGCAAGGAGCGCCTGATGGCGGTGCAGGCGGTCATGACCTGGAGCGCGCTGCAGAAGGCGACACCCGGACGACTGCGGCCGTGTGCCAATCCGGACTGCCGGCGGTTCCTCCTCGACCGCAGCAAGACCAACAAGGCGCGCTGGTGCTCGATGGCCGTCTGCGGCAACAGGATGAAGGCCAGGCGCCACTACCAGCGCACCCGCGACGGCGCAGCCGAGTAG
- a CDS encoding transketolase, with the protein MSAENTVTVWLGPDSDLDEVFELAQQLRVDSVRSSTAAGSGHPTSSLSAADLMAVLMTRHLRYDWQNPKNPANDHLIFSKGHASPLLYAMFLAAGAIDEEELMTTYRRKGARLQGHPTPVLPWVDVATGSLGQGIAYGVGVALAARDLEQQSSRVWVLCGDSEMAEGSVWEALDKAGQHRLANFTVIIDVNRLGQSGPTELGWDTDAYVRRAEAFGCRALVVDGHDLAAVEQALAVADDGQAPTVIVAKTVKGQGVAEVADAEGWHGKPLPDDLAARAITELGGVRHHTVRGPQPPAATSTDPVAPVQVTLPQFKTGEAVATRVAFGKTLAAIGARPDIVALDAEVGNSTHAEDFGEAHPERYFQIYIAEQQMIATAVGMAVRGYHPYATTFAAFLTRAHDFIRMAAISQISMSLCGTHCGVEIGADGPSQMGLEDLAMMRAIHGSTVLYPSDATSATALTASMADLDGISYLRTTRGAYPVLYAPDETFPVGGSKTLRAGDSDQVTLLGAGVTVHECLAAADQLAAENIRARVIDLYSVKPLDVGTLARAAQETGALVVVEDHHPEGGIGEAVLSALAAQRLTPAYAHLAVHDLPGSGTPAELLDTTGISRTHIARAAHDLVDH; encoded by the coding sequence ATGTCGGCTGAGAACACCGTCACAGTCTGGCTGGGGCCTGACAGTGACCTGGATGAGGTCTTCGAGTTGGCTCAGCAGCTGCGGGTGGACTCCGTCCGCTCCAGCACCGCCGCCGGCTCGGGCCACCCCACCTCCAGCCTGTCCGCCGCGGATCTCATGGCCGTCCTCATGACACGTCATCTGCGCTACGACTGGCAGAACCCGAAGAACCCGGCCAACGACCACCTGATCTTCTCCAAGGGGCATGCCTCCCCCTTGCTGTACGCGATGTTCCTCGCCGCCGGCGCGATCGACGAAGAGGAACTCATGACCACCTACCGCCGCAAGGGTGCGCGTCTTCAGGGCCACCCCACTCCGGTCCTGCCCTGGGTGGACGTAGCCACCGGCTCCCTGGGCCAGGGCATCGCCTACGGCGTCGGCGTCGCGCTCGCCGCACGGGACCTGGAACAACAGTCCTCCCGTGTGTGGGTGCTGTGTGGCGACAGCGAAATGGCAGAAGGGTCGGTGTGGGAAGCCCTGGACAAGGCAGGACAGCACCGGCTGGCCAACTTCACCGTGATCATCGACGTCAACCGCCTCGGCCAGAGCGGTCCCACGGAGCTGGGCTGGGACACCGACGCCTACGTCCGCCGTGCCGAAGCCTTCGGCTGCCGCGCTCTCGTCGTCGACGGCCACGACCTGGCGGCCGTCGAACAAGCCCTGGCTGTCGCGGACGACGGCCAGGCCCCCACCGTCATCGTCGCCAAGACCGTCAAGGGCCAGGGTGTCGCCGAGGTCGCGGACGCCGAGGGCTGGCACGGCAAGCCGCTGCCCGACGACCTGGCCGCCCGCGCGATCACGGAACTGGGCGGCGTACGCCACCACACCGTCCGCGGCCCCCAGCCGCCCGCCGCCACCTCCACCGACCCGGTCGCTCCGGTACAGGTGACGCTGCCGCAGTTCAAGACGGGCGAAGCCGTCGCCACCCGCGTCGCATTCGGCAAGACGCTCGCCGCGATCGGCGCCCGCCCCGACATCGTGGCTCTGGACGCCGAAGTGGGTAACTCCACCCACGCGGAGGACTTCGGCGAGGCACACCCCGAGCGGTACTTCCAGATCTACATCGCCGAACAGCAGATGATCGCCACCGCGGTCGGCATGGCCGTACGCGGCTACCACCCCTACGCCACCACGTTCGCAGCCTTCCTCACCCGAGCCCACGACTTCATTCGTATGGCCGCCATCTCCCAGATCTCGATGAGTCTGTGCGGTACCCACTGCGGTGTCGAGATCGGCGCGGACGGCCCCTCCCAGATGGGCCTGGAAGACCTCGCCATGATGCGCGCCATCCACGGCTCCACGGTGCTGTACCCCAGCGACGCCACATCCGCCACCGCCCTGACCGCTTCCATGGCGGACCTCGACGGCATCTCCTACCTGCGTACCACCCGGGGTGCCTACCCCGTCCTCTACGCACCCGACGAGACCTTCCCGGTCGGCGGATCGAAGACCCTGCGCGCCGGTGACAGCGACCAGGTAACTCTCCTGGGCGCCGGCGTCACCGTCCACGAGTGCCTTGCCGCCGCCGACCAGCTGGCCGCCGAAAACATCCGCGCCCGCGTCATCGACCTGTACTCCGTGAAGCCCCTGGATGTCGGCACCCTCGCTCGCGCCGCCCAGGAGACCGGTGCACTGGTCGTCGTCGAGGATCACCACCCCGAGGGCGGCATCGGCGAGGCTGTGCTGTCCGCACTCGCCGCACAGCGCCTCACCCCCGCATACGCCCACCTCGCCGTGCACGACCTGCCCGGCTCCGGGACCCCGGCCGAACTTCTCGACACCACAGGCATCTCACGCACCCACATCGCCCGCGCCGCCCACGACCTCGTCGACCACTGA
- a CDS encoding GNAT family N-acetyltransferase, producing the protein MHLLPFATAHAATVADWPTASAEVVMWCGRQEFPVSAQTISAWQQDDDVQAHVLVEGENLVGYGELWFDAEEDEVELARIIVAPDARGKGFGRVLVRGLLAQAQESGRADVFMRVHPDNGRALRCYLAAGFVSVAPGLAENWNAAQPVDYVWLRHDAERSGD; encoded by the coding sequence ATGCATCTTCTCCCTTTCGCCACCGCGCACGCCGCCACGGTGGCGGACTGGCCGACGGCCTCCGCGGAAGTCGTCATGTGGTGCGGGCGGCAGGAGTTCCCTGTGTCTGCACAGACGATCTCCGCGTGGCAGCAGGACGACGACGTTCAGGCTCATGTACTCGTCGAGGGCGAGAACCTCGTGGGTTACGGGGAATTGTGGTTCGACGCCGAGGAGGACGAGGTCGAGCTGGCTCGGATCATCGTGGCGCCCGACGCCCGCGGGAAGGGGTTCGGCCGCGTGCTCGTCCGGGGCCTGCTCGCGCAGGCTCAGGAGTCTGGTCGGGCCGATGTCTTCATGCGCGTGCACCCGGACAACGGGAGGGCTCTGAGGTGCTATCTGGCGGCCGGGTTCGTGTCGGTCGCACCTGGCCTCGCCGAGAACTGGAATGCCGCTCAGCCGGTCGACTATGTCTGGCTTCGGCACGATGCCGAGAGATCGGGCGACTGA
- a CDS encoding glycerophosphodiester phosphodiesterase family protein, translating into MSLRHAVASLAVLPVLALPATAQAATAQHHHHVPPQKTHFDLQAHRGGLGLTTEESLEGFGKALRLGVSTLELDTHITKDQKVVVNHDRQISAQKCKDTGPVTPGDPMYPYVGKYIKDLTLAQIKSMDCGYQQLPGFPEQEQIKGFRMVELKDVLNLVKSYKAKQVKLNIETKVEAGAPEQTAPRELFVRRVFEEIHRSGIEKQVTIQSFDWGALKAMHKLAPSYPLVALTNYDFLEVGKPGASPWLGGIDADDYDGDFVKAAAAVPGVTALSPNYGFPQNGTIADPAFRFYPDKKMISEAHERGLKVIPWTCDDPATIEALMDMGIDGIITDYPNRVRDIMADRGMRLPKAYHAPRH; encoded by the coding sequence ATGTCCCTGCGGCATGCAGTCGCCAGCCTAGCCGTCCTGCCCGTGCTCGCCCTTCCGGCGACCGCCCAGGCGGCCACGGCCCAGCACCACCACCACGTACCGCCCCAGAAGACTCATTTCGACCTGCAGGCCCACCGTGGCGGCCTCGGCCTGACCACCGAGGAGTCCCTGGAGGGCTTCGGCAAGGCTCTGCGCCTCGGCGTGAGCACCCTGGAGCTGGACACCCACATCACCAAGGACCAGAAGGTCGTGGTCAACCACGACCGGCAGATCAGCGCCCAGAAGTGCAAGGACACCGGTCCCGTGACGCCCGGTGACCCGATGTACCCGTATGTCGGCAAGTACATCAAGGATCTGACGCTGGCCCAGATCAAGAGCATGGACTGCGGCTATCAGCAGCTGCCCGGCTTCCCCGAGCAGGAGCAGATCAAGGGCTTCCGCATGGTGGAGCTCAAGGACGTCCTCAACCTGGTCAAGAGCTACAAGGCCAAGCAGGTCAAGCTGAACATCGAGACCAAGGTGGAGGCCGGCGCCCCCGAGCAGACCGCGCCGCGCGAGCTGTTCGTCCGGCGTGTCTTCGAGGAGATCCACCGTTCCGGGATCGAGAAGCAGGTCACCATCCAGTCCTTCGACTGGGGAGCGCTGAAGGCGATGCACAAGCTCGCACCGTCGTACCCGCTGGTGGCGCTGACGAACTACGACTTCCTCGAGGTCGGCAAGCCCGGCGCCTCCCCGTGGCTCGGTGGCATCGACGCCGACGACTACGACGGCGACTTCGTCAAGGCCGCCGCTGCCGTCCCCGGTGTCACCGCGCTGTCCCCGAACTACGGTTTCCCGCAGAACGGCACGATCGCCGACCCGGCCTTCCGCTTCTACCCCGACAAGAAGATGATCTCCGAGGCCCATGAGCGCGGCCTGAAGGTCATCCCGTGGACCTGTGACGACCCCGCCACCATAGAGGCGCTCATGGACATGGGCATCGACGGCATCATCACCGACTACCCCAACCGCGTGCGGGACATCATGGCCGACCGCGGCATGCGCCTGCCCAAGGCCTACCACGCGCCGCGTCACTGA
- a CDS encoding YihY/virulence factor BrkB family protein yields MPSKTTATAAGHVPRQAGPAGRAAHWRSALCRTPVSIWKDDLSDWAAALTYYAILALLPALLVTVALIGLANPRATDALITDITAFAPAESGAALRQPLEAATHERGAVWLLIATGTVSAVWSASSYLAVFRRALHAQHGVRDKRPALRKAHIIVATAVGLLLLLMTSAFALVLTGPLARWLGHRLGLAHASETLWAVLKWPVLVFLVACLIMVLFRTGPASARGLRRGLPGGVLAAFLWLVASAGFALYATHIGSYSRLYGSLAGLVVFLIWVWFTNLALLTGAQFNVELARPAPGRS; encoded by the coding sequence GTGCCGAGCAAGACCACCGCAACCGCCGCCGGACACGTCCCCCGCCAGGCCGGCCCTGCAGGGCGGGCCGCCCACTGGCGGTCCGCTCTGTGCCGTACCCCTGTATCGATCTGGAAGGACGACCTCTCGGACTGGGCCGCCGCCCTGACGTACTACGCCATCCTCGCTCTGCTCCCGGCGCTGCTGGTCACCGTCGCTCTGATCGGCCTGGCCAATCCCCGGGCCACCGACGCGCTGATCACCGACATCACCGCCTTCGCCCCGGCGGAGTCCGGAGCCGCGCTGCGCCAGCCGCTGGAGGCCGCGACCCACGAACGCGGCGCCGTATGGCTGCTGATCGCGACGGGGACCGTCAGCGCGGTGTGGTCCGCCTCCAGCTATCTGGCCGTCTTCCGCAGGGCACTGCACGCCCAGCACGGGGTGCGGGACAAGCGGCCGGCGCTGCGCAAGGCCCACATCATCGTGGCCACCGCCGTGGGACTTCTCCTGCTGCTCATGACCAGCGCGTTCGCCCTGGTGCTGACCGGACCGCTGGCCCGCTGGCTGGGACACCGGCTGGGCCTGGCACATGCCAGTGAAACGCTGTGGGCGGTGCTGAAGTGGCCCGTCCTGGTGTTCCTGGTCGCCTGTCTGATCATGGTGCTGTTCCGTACCGGGCCGGCGTCGGCCAGGGGTCTGAGGCGGGGGCTGCCCGGCGGGGTGCTCGCCGCGTTCCTGTGGCTGGTCGCCTCGGCCGGATTCGCCCTGTACGCCACGCACATCGGCTCGTACAGCCGGCTGTACGGCTCGCTCGCCGGGCTCGTCGTCTTCCTGATCTGGGTCTGGTTCACCAATCTGGCTCTGCTGACCGGTGCCCAGTTCAACGTCGAACTGGCGCGGCCGGCACCGGGCCGCTCGTAA
- a CDS encoding mechanosensitive ion channel family protein: MNRALTLHDLIVAGVMVVAGVLAGLLLRAALRWLGERARRTRWSGDDVIVDTLRTLAPWAAIAAGVAAAAAVLPLTSQVGRNVNRTLTVLLILVATLTAARVITGLVRSVAQSRSGVAGSATIFVNITRIVVLAMGFLVVLQTLGVSIAPLLTALGVGGLAVALALQDTLANLFAGVHILASKTVQPGDYIRLSSGEEGYVVDINWRNTVVRQLSNNLVIIPNAQLAGTNMTNFNRPEQQMSVLVQVGVGYDSDLEHVERVTAEVVESVMTDITGGVPDHEPAVRFHTFGDSRINFTVILRAGEFSDQYLIKHEFIKRLHQRYRAEGIRIPAPMRTVAVQQAETPVPIPHQRTVGL; this comes from the coding sequence GTGAACCGGGCACTCACGCTCCATGACCTGATCGTCGCCGGGGTCATGGTGGTGGCGGGCGTCCTGGCGGGACTGTTGCTGCGCGCCGCCCTGAGGTGGCTGGGCGAGCGTGCCCGCCGGACGCGGTGGAGCGGGGACGACGTCATCGTCGACACCCTGCGGACGCTGGCGCCCTGGGCGGCGATAGCTGCGGGCGTGGCGGCGGCCGCCGCGGTGCTTCCGCTGACCTCGCAGGTCGGACGCAACGTCAACCGGACACTGACGGTGTTGCTCATCCTGGTCGCCACACTGACCGCGGCACGGGTGATCACCGGTCTGGTGCGGTCCGTCGCCCAGTCCCGGTCCGGTGTGGCGGGGTCGGCCACCATCTTCGTCAACATCACGCGCATCGTGGTGCTGGCGATGGGCTTTCTCGTCGTACTGCAGACTTTGGGCGTCTCCATCGCCCCGCTCCTCACCGCCCTGGGTGTGGGCGGCCTCGCGGTCGCTCTGGCGCTGCAGGACACCCTCGCCAACCTGTTCGCGGGCGTGCACATCCTCGCCTCGAAGACGGTGCAGCCCGGCGACTACATCCGGCTGAGCAGCGGCGAGGAAGGGTACGTGGTCGACATCAACTGGCGTAATACCGTGGTGCGTCAGCTGTCGAACAACCTGGTGATCATCCCCAACGCCCAGCTCGCCGGCACCAATATGACCAACTTCAACCGGCCGGAACAGCAGATGTCGGTGCTGGTCCAGGTCGGAGTCGGCTACGACAGCGACCTGGAGCACGTCGAGCGCGTGACCGCCGAGGTCGTCGAGAGCGTCATGACCGACATCACCGGCGGCGTCCCCGACCATGAACCGGCCGTCCGGTTCCACACCTTCGGGGATTCCAGGATCAACTTCACGGTGATCCTGCGGGCCGGTGAATTCAGCGACCAGTATCTGATCAAGCACGAGTTCATCAAGCGCCTGCACCAGCGCTACCGGGCCGAAGGCATCAGGATTCCCGCCCCGATGCGGACGGTGGCGGTGCAGCAGGCCGAGACGCCGGTGCCGATCCCGCACCAGCGCACAGTCGGTCTGTGA
- a CDS encoding acyltransferase, with translation MSRDRYVDFMRAWAILLVVTGHWLITALVLGPGGQITAPELLATIPWTQWLTLGFQIMPLFFLAGGHAAGGSWSRARETGDTAAGWVGQRALRLLLPVAVYSGLVLLAVGICSAVGVDPDTLALVGWAMAMQFWFLPVYLILSVLTPSLHAAHRRWGLLVPVVMGAAALAADALALAVRVPYIGLLNYVLVWGVAYQLGFCWRDGLLTGRRRMPAAMAAGGGLACAVLITLGPFPVSLILVTGQDPSNTDPPSAAMLAWAVAQVGLCLLAAPAVRRLLDRERVWRAVRHVGGASMTLYLWHMLPVLVVAAAFYLTGIAPEPAFGSGAWWGLRLPWLLVLGVVLVGVLLALRPLERRQALLYERIRPAIGLRRPWPLWLGLATSVAALTWFAMRGFAYGGRFPALPTLSLALGTTLVTAHRRTAVHKTPDEPKSALKRAA, from the coding sequence ATGAGCAGAGACCGCTACGTCGACTTCATGCGCGCATGGGCCATCCTCCTGGTGGTGACGGGGCACTGGCTGATCACCGCCTTGGTCCTGGGACCGGGTGGGCAGATCACCGCGCCGGAGCTCCTGGCGACCATTCCCTGGACCCAGTGGCTGACCCTGGGGTTCCAGATCATGCCGCTGTTCTTCCTCGCCGGGGGCCACGCAGCGGGCGGCTCCTGGTCGCGAGCCCGTGAGACGGGTGACACGGCCGCCGGATGGGTGGGACAGCGGGCGTTGCGGCTGCTGCTTCCGGTGGCGGTGTACAGCGGGCTGGTGCTGCTCGCCGTCGGGATCTGCTCGGCTGTCGGCGTGGACCCGGACACTCTCGCGCTGGTGGGGTGGGCGATGGCGATGCAGTTCTGGTTCCTTCCGGTGTATCTGATCCTCAGCGTCCTGACTCCGTCGCTGCACGCGGCGCACCGGCGCTGGGGTCTGCTCGTTCCCGTGGTGATGGGCGCTGCCGCCCTTGCGGCCGACGCGTTGGCACTGGCGGTACGGGTGCCGTACATCGGTCTGCTCAACTATGTGCTGGTGTGGGGCGTTGCCTACCAGCTGGGCTTCTGCTGGCGCGACGGCCTGCTGACGGGGCGTCGGCGGATGCCGGCCGCGATGGCGGCGGGCGGGGGACTGGCCTGCGCGGTGCTGATCACGCTCGGGCCGTTCCCGGTCAGCCTGATCCTGGTGACCGGGCAGGACCCCAGCAACACCGATCCGCCGTCGGCGGCCATGCTGGCGTGGGCAGTGGCCCAGGTTGGCCTATGTCTGCTCGCCGCGCCGGCGGTACGGCGGCTTCTGGACCGCGAGCGTGTCTGGCGAGCGGTGCGCCACGTGGGCGGCGCCAGCATGACGCTGTACCTGTGGCACATGCTGCCGGTGCTCGTCGTCGCCGCCGCGTTCTATCTGACCGGGATCGCGCCCGAGCCGGCGTTCGGGTCCGGGGCATGGTGGGGGCTGCGGCTGCCCTGGCTGCTGGTTCTCGGAGTTGTCCTGGTCGGCGTTCTGCTGGCGCTACGACCGCTGGAGCGTCGGCAGGCGCTCCTGTACGAGCGAATCCGGCCGGCCATCGGCTTGCGCCGTCCCTGGCCGCTGTGGCTCGGCCTGGCGACAAGCGTCGCCGCTCTGACCTGGTTCGCCATGCGGGGCTTCGCGTACGGCGGCCGCTTCCCTGCGCTGCCCACGCTGAGCCTGGCGCTGGGCACGACGCTGGTGACGGCCCACCGACGGACGGCAGTGCACAAAACTCCCGACGAGCCCAAGAGCGCCTTGAAGAGGGCAGCCTGA
- a CDS encoding phosphocholine-specific phospholipase C, producing the protein MNAIDRRRFMQLAGGTAALSALSTSIARAAEIPANRRTGSIKDIEHIVVLMQENRSFDHYLGTLRGVRGFGDPHPVTLPSGKPVWYQSDGTKEILPFHPDAKDLGLTFLEDLPHGWNDTQAAFNKGKYDQWIPAKSATTMAHLTREDIPFHYALADAFTVCDAYHCSFMGSTDPNRYYMWTGCTGNDGKGGGPVLGNDEAGYSWTTYPERLENADVSWKIYQDIGDGLDADGGWGWIGDAYRGNYGDNSLLYFDQYRNAEPGDPLYDKARTGTDARKGEGFFDVLRADVKAGKLPEVSWIVAPEAFTEHPNWPANYGAWYISQVLDALTSNPDVWSKTALFITYDENDGFFDHVVPPFPAGSAAQGKSTVDVGGDLYAGDSGRPAGAYGLGQRVPMFVVSPWSKGGYVCSQTFDHTSIIQFMERRFGVTEPNISPWRRAVCGDLTTAFDFRHKDSHTPRLPDTTGYLPPDGDRHPDYVPTPPAKGALPRQEHGLRPARPIPYDLTADGKISAAGSLRIDFASHGQAGAGFLVTSATDASGPWTYTVGSRHSLSGVWNVSANSHGAYDFTVHGPNGFLRQFAGKVTAAGPEIAARHDGNDGAVRLVLTNDGHRTVTLTIKDEYGKHKPATYRLRPGAHVVHSARTERTHGWYDLTVTADHDGTFVRRLAAHVESGHASTSDPAFSAR; encoded by the coding sequence ATGAATGCCATCGACCGCAGACGGTTCATGCAACTTGCGGGCGGCACTGCCGCTCTGTCCGCTCTCTCCACCAGCATCGCTCGCGCGGCGGAGATCCCCGCGAACCGCCGGACCGGCTCCATCAAGGACATCGAGCACATCGTCGTCCTCATGCAGGAGAACCGTTCCTTCGATCACTACCTCGGCACGCTGCGCGGCGTTCGGGGCTTCGGGGACCCGCACCCGGTGACGCTGCCGAGCGGCAAGCCGGTCTGGTACCAGTCGGACGGCACCAAGGAGATCCTGCCCTTCCATCCGGACGCCAAGGACCTCGGCCTGACCTTCCTGGAGGACCTGCCGCACGGCTGGAACGACACCCAGGCCGCCTTCAACAAGGGCAAGTACGACCAGTGGATCCCGGCCAAGTCCGCCACGACGATGGCGCACCTGACCCGTGAGGACATACCGTTCCACTACGCGCTCGCCGACGCCTTCACGGTCTGCGACGCCTACCACTGCTCGTTCATGGGCTCCACCGACCCGAACCGCTACTACATGTGGACGGGTTGCACAGGCAACGACGGCAAGGGCGGCGGCCCGGTCCTCGGCAACGACGAGGCGGGCTACTCCTGGACCACGTATCCGGAGCGGCTGGAGAACGCCGACGTCTCCTGGAAGATCTACCAGGACATCGGCGACGGCCTGGACGCGGACGGCGGCTGGGGCTGGATCGGCGACGCCTACCGCGGCAACTACGGCGACAACTCGCTGCTGTACTTCGACCAGTACCGCAACGCCGAGCCCGGCGACCCGCTGTACGACAAGGCGCGCACCGGCACCGACGCGCGCAAGGGCGAGGGCTTCTTCGACGTCCTCCGTGCCGACGTGAAGGCCGGCAAGCTGCCCGAGGTCTCCTGGATCGTCGCGCCCGAGGCCTTCACCGAGCACCCGAACTGGCCCGCCAACTACGGCGCCTGGTACATCTCGCAGGTCCTGGACGCGCTCACCTCCAACCCCGATGTGTGGAGCAAGACGGCGCTGTTCATCACCTACGACGAGAACGACGGATTCTTCGACCACGTCGTGCCGCCCTTCCCGGCCGGCTCGGCCGCCCAGGGCAAGTCCACCGTCGATGTCGGCGGCGACCTGTACGCAGGCGACAGCGGCCGCCCCGCAGGGGCGTACGGCCTGGGGCAACGCGTCCCGATGTTCGTGGTCTCGCCGTGGAGCAAGGGCGGATACGTCTGCTCCCAGACCTTCGACCACACGTCGATCATCCAGTTCATGGAGCGCCGCTTCGGCGTGACGGAGCCCAACATCTCCCCCTGGCGCCGCGCCGTCTGCGGCGACTTGACCACGGCGTTCGACTTCCGGCACAAGGACAGCCACACACCGCGCCTGCCCGACACCACCGGCTACCTGCCGCCGGACGGTGACCGGCACCCCGACTACGTGCCGACACCGCCGGCCAAGGGCGCGCTGCCCCGCCAGGAGCACGGTCTGCGCCCCGCCCGGCCCATCCCGTACGACCTGACGGCCGACGGCAAGATCAGTGCCGCAGGCTCGCTGCGGATCGACTTCGCCTCCCACGGCCAGGCCGGCGCCGGCTTCCTGGTCACCTCCGCGACGGACGCCTCCGGCCCGTGGACGTACACCGTCGGTTCGAGGCACTCGCTGTCCGGCGTCTGGAACGTCTCCGCGAACTCCCACGGCGCCTACGACTTCACCGTCCACGGTCCCAACGGCTTCCTGCGCCAGTTCGCCGGCAAGGTCACCGCTGCGGGCCCCGAGATTGCTGCCCGCCACGACGGCAACGACGGAGCCGTGCGCCTGGTCCTGACCAACGACGGCCACAGGACCGTCACGCTCACGATCAAGGACGAGTACGGCAAGCACAAGCCGGCCACCTACCGGCTGCGCCCCGGCGCCCACGTGGTGCACTCGGCCAGGACCGAGCGCACCCATGGCTGGTACGACCTGACCGTGACCGCCGACCACGACGGCACCTTCGTGCGTCGTCTGGCCGCCCACGTGGAGAGCGGCCACGCGAGCACCAGCGACCCGGCCTTCTCCGCCCGCTGA
- a CDS encoding GntR family transcriptional regulator: MAARHEEIAEELRQAIDREEYAVGSRLLPETELAARYGVSRGTVRQAVATLTSEGLIGSRQGARRVVLASRRNQSFAELRSFAQWARAMGRTATGRVVSSEYRPTTAQDSVRLQMPIGVPVLHVLRLRGLDGEPVLLERTVYADWIAPAVERIEPECSSVTQRLYEDSGLVFAYGEHLIDAVAAGAQDAELLGVRRTSPLLRVRRVTTTREGRPVEWSDDRYCSDAVSFSVHNSIGNNALARRTGPGATPATQGRQR; this comes from the coding sequence ATGGCAGCCCGACACGAGGAGATCGCCGAGGAGTTGCGCCAGGCGATCGATCGCGAGGAGTACGCGGTGGGCAGCCGGCTGCTCCCCGAGACAGAACTCGCTGCGCGCTACGGCGTCTCGCGCGGCACCGTCCGGCAGGCCGTCGCCACCCTGACGTCGGAGGGCCTGATCGGGTCCCGGCAGGGCGCGCGGCGCGTGGTGCTCGCCAGCCGCCGCAATCAGAGCTTCGCCGAGCTGCGCAGCTTCGCCCAGTGGGCGCGCGCGATGGGCCGCACGGCGACGGGCCGGGTGGTGTCCTCGGAGTACCGCCCCACGACCGCCCAGGACTCGGTACGACTCCAGATGCCCATCGGCGTACCGGTGCTGCACGTCCTGCGACTGCGCGGCCTGGACGGCGAACCGGTGCTGCTGGAACGGACGGTGTACGCGGACTGGATCGCCCCGGCTGTCGAGCGCATCGAGCCGGAGTGTTCATCAGTGACGCAACGGCTGTACGAGGACTCGGGGTTGGTCTTCGCATACGGTGAGCATCTGATCGACGCCGTCGCGGCGGGAGCGCAGGACGCCGAACTGCTGGGCGTGCGCCGGACGAGTCCGCTGCTGCGGGTGCGCCGGGTCACGACCACCCGCGAGGGCCGCCCCGTCGAGTGGTCCGACGACCGGTACTGCTCCGACGCGGTGAGTTTCAGCGTCCACAACTCGATAGGCAACAACGCGCTGGCTCGTCGGACCGGCCCGGGCGCGACGCCGGCGACTCAGGGCCGACAGCGCTGA